One part of the Anaeromyxobacter sp. Fw109-5 genome encodes these proteins:
- a CDS encoding aldo/keto reductase codes for MTDPDRRRRLGDAGPSVFPVALGCMGMSGAYGPSDDTESIATIREAIERGVTLIDTGDFYAMGHNELLVRRALEGRRDKVQLSVKFGALRGPDGAALGFDARPASVKSFAAYSLRRLGTDVIDVYRPARLDPGVPIEETVGAIAELVKAGYVRHVGLSEVGVETIRRAAKVHPIVDLQIEYAIVTRGPEEAIFPALAELGIGATLFGVLSRGLLTGSTVAGKGNVRGHFPRFSGEAGERNGAAVARFHAFAVERGMTPAQLSVAWVLAKQPTFVPVVGARTRKQLRDVLGALDKPLSPADVAAAEAVLPKDAIAGTRYPAEQMKHLDSER; via the coding sequence ATGACCGATCCTGACCGCAGGAGACGACTCGGAGACGCGGGCCCATCGGTGTTTCCTGTCGCCCTCGGCTGCATGGGGATGTCTGGGGCGTACGGACCGTCGGACGACACCGAGAGCATCGCGACCATCCGAGAGGCCATCGAGCGCGGCGTGACGCTGATCGACACGGGCGACTTCTACGCCATGGGGCACAATGAGCTGCTCGTTCGGCGCGCCCTCGAGGGGCGACGCGACAAGGTGCAGCTCTCGGTGAAGTTCGGCGCCCTGCGCGGACCGGATGGCGCCGCGCTGGGCTTCGACGCGCGCCCTGCGTCCGTGAAGAGCTTCGCCGCTTACAGCTTGAGGCGGCTCGGCACCGACGTCATCGACGTGTATCGGCCCGCCCGGCTCGACCCCGGCGTGCCCATCGAGGAGACCGTGGGCGCGATCGCCGAGCTGGTGAAGGCCGGCTACGTGCGCCACGTCGGGCTCTCCGAGGTGGGGGTCGAGACCATCCGGCGCGCGGCGAAGGTGCATCCCATCGTCGACCTGCAGATCGAGTACGCCATCGTCACGCGAGGGCCGGAGGAGGCCATCTTCCCCGCGCTCGCGGAGCTCGGGATCGGCGCGACGCTCTTCGGCGTCCTGTCTCGCGGGCTGTTGACGGGGAGCACGGTCGCCGGCAAGGGCAACGTCCGCGGGCACTTCCCTCGTTTCAGCGGCGAGGCCGGCGAGCGGAATGGAGCGGCCGTCGCGCGGTTCCATGCGTTCGCTGTCGAGCGCGGGATGACACCCGCGCAGCTCTCGGTGGCGTGGGTGCTGGCGAAGCAACCCACGTTCGTTCCCGTGGTCGGCGCGCGCACGCGCAAGCAGCTGCGCGACGTGCTCGGTGCGCTCGACAAGCCCCTGTCGCCAGCCGACGTCGCCGCTGCGGAGGCGGTCCTACCGAAGGATGCGATCGCGGGCACACGCTACCCCGCCGAGCAGATGAAGCACCTCGACAGCGAGCGCTGA
- a CDS encoding TetR/AcrR family transcriptional regulator, with translation MRRSRKAARPKEKEQAPLARTVRADAQRNLDALLEAAKAAFAASGVDAPVREIAARAGVGVATVYRHFPQRSDLVAAVYRREVDACAAAASALARELEPGEALARWLHRYTSFIATKRGLAAAYHSGVPVFEALPAYFREHLEPALQALLDAAVAAGRVRPDIAPYELLRAVANLCLSGADVGPHHSRQMVDLLIDGLRYGARGAELPAKGKRPPG, from the coding sequence GTGCGGCGATCCAGGAAGGCAGCAAGGCCCAAGGAGAAGGAGCAGGCCCCTCTGGCGCGCACCGTGCGCGCCGACGCTCAGCGCAACCTCGATGCGTTGCTCGAAGCAGCCAAGGCTGCCTTCGCTGCCTCGGGAGTCGACGCGCCCGTGCGTGAGATCGCCGCACGGGCAGGGGTGGGCGTCGCCACCGTCTATCGTCACTTCCCGCAACGCTCCGACCTGGTCGCGGCCGTGTACCGTCGCGAGGTCGATGCGTGCGCGGCTGCCGCCTCCGCCCTGGCGCGCGAGCTCGAGCCGGGCGAGGCGCTGGCGCGGTGGCTCCATCGATACACGAGCTTCATCGCCACCAAGCGCGGGCTCGCGGCGGCCTACCACTCCGGAGTTCCGGTGTTCGAGGCGCTGCCGGCGTATTTCCGGGAGCACCTCGAGCCGGCCCTCCAGGCGCTGCTGGACGCCGCGGTGGCCGCGGGACGGGTCCGCCCCGACATCGCGCCGTACGAGCTGCTGCGGGCCGTCGCGAACCTCTGCCTCTCAGGCGCCGACGTCGGACCTCATCACAGTCGCCAGATGGTCGACCTGCTCATCGACGGGCTGCGCTACGGCGCACGCGGGGCGGAGCTCCCAGCGAAGGGGAAGCGACCTCCGGGTTGA
- the lon gene encoding endopeptidase La — protein sequence MSEKEKKGAAGAQVAPAMGPPGLIAKEDIPQVLPILPLRNSVFFPGGVLPLAVGRQKTIALIKDAVRDEQVIGVVTQRRAEEEDPGAADLYSVGTVARVVKLLKMGEDNYSLVVQGLARFKVLELVQESPYLKARVDPVEDKSITDDVEVEALAINLKKLAREVIELMPELPAAATELVESITHPGHLADLIAANVDVPIEEKQQVLETTDLKSRMKLVLELLNRKREILKLSNKIDSAVKGEMSKTQREYYLRQQLKAIKEELGELGEEEEELDELQERLKKAGLPPEVEKVAQKELNRLKSIPTASSEYTVARTYLDWIADLPWSKKSDDNLDIENARQILDADHYGLDKIKKRILEYLAVRKLKNDMRGPILCFVGPPGVGKTSLGQSIARSIGRKFVRLSLGGVRDEAEIRGHRRTYVGALPGRIIQSMKKAGTVNPVMMLDEIDKLGADFRGDPSAALLEVLDPEQNHSFSDHYLDLAYDLSKVMFIGTANLLDPIPGPLKDRMEILELPGYTFEEKVHIAQNHLIPKQLREHGLSADAIAITEKALIKIIMAYTREAGVRNLERRIADVCRAVAVEVASGKLQAGGKRAIEDSDVESMLGPEKFYNETAERTEIPGVATGLAWTAAGGDILFIEATKMTGKGSLTLTGQLGDVMKESAQAALSYLRSKADNLGIPSNFLERTDIHIHFPAGSIPKDGPSAGVTILTALVSLLTGNRVRSDVAMTGEVTLRGLVLPVGGIKEKVLAAHRAGIKRIIIPARNERDLVDVPEQARKELEFVFAAHMDEVLKAALEEDPIGRPAPGTPEPEGEKKSAAKKAEEIRA from the coding sequence ATGTCTGAGAAGGAGAAGAAGGGCGCAGCCGGAGCGCAGGTCGCCCCGGCGATGGGGCCCCCGGGTCTCATCGCCAAGGAGGACATCCCGCAGGTCCTGCCCATCCTGCCGCTGCGGAACTCCGTCTTCTTCCCGGGTGGCGTGCTCCCCCTCGCCGTCGGGCGGCAGAAGACCATCGCGCTCATCAAGGACGCGGTGCGCGACGAGCAGGTCATCGGCGTCGTGACGCAGCGGCGCGCCGAGGAGGAGGATCCCGGCGCGGCCGACCTGTACTCCGTCGGGACCGTCGCGCGGGTGGTCAAGCTGCTGAAGATGGGCGAGGACAACTACTCGCTCGTCGTGCAGGGGCTCGCGCGGTTCAAGGTCCTCGAGCTCGTGCAGGAGAGCCCGTACCTCAAGGCGCGCGTCGATCCGGTCGAGGACAAGAGCATCACCGACGACGTCGAGGTCGAGGCGCTCGCCATCAACCTGAAGAAGCTCGCCCGCGAGGTCATCGAGCTCATGCCCGAGCTCCCCGCCGCGGCGACCGAGCTCGTCGAGTCGATCACGCACCCGGGCCACCTCGCCGACCTCATCGCGGCCAACGTGGACGTCCCCATCGAGGAGAAGCAGCAGGTCCTCGAGACGACGGACCTCAAGTCCCGGATGAAGCTCGTCCTCGAGCTCCTGAACCGGAAGCGCGAGATCCTCAAGCTGTCGAACAAGATCGACTCCGCCGTGAAGGGCGAGATGTCGAAGACGCAGCGCGAGTACTACCTGCGCCAGCAGCTCAAGGCGATCAAGGAGGAGCTCGGCGAGCTCGGCGAGGAGGAGGAGGAGCTCGACGAGCTGCAGGAGCGGCTCAAGAAGGCCGGGCTACCGCCCGAGGTCGAGAAGGTCGCGCAGAAGGAGCTCAACCGGCTGAAGTCGATCCCCACGGCGAGCTCCGAGTACACGGTCGCGCGCACCTACCTCGACTGGATCGCGGACCTGCCCTGGTCGAAGAAGAGCGACGACAACCTCGACATCGAGAACGCGCGGCAGATCCTCGACGCCGATCACTACGGCCTCGACAAGATCAAGAAGCGCATCCTCGAGTACCTCGCGGTGCGCAAGCTGAAGAACGACATGCGCGGGCCGATCCTGTGCTTCGTGGGCCCGCCCGGCGTCGGCAAGACGTCGCTCGGCCAGTCCATCGCGCGCTCCATCGGCCGCAAGTTCGTGCGCCTGTCCCTCGGCGGCGTGCGCGACGAGGCCGAGATCCGCGGGCACCGCCGCACGTACGTGGGCGCCCTCCCCGGCCGGATCATCCAGTCGATGAAGAAGGCGGGGACGGTGAACCCCGTCATGATGCTGGACGAGATCGACAAGCTCGGCGCGGACTTCCGCGGCGATCCGTCGGCGGCGCTGCTCGAGGTGCTCGATCCCGAGCAGAACCACTCGTTCTCGGATCACTACCTCGATCTCGCCTACGATCTCTCGAAGGTGATGTTCATCGGGACGGCGAACCTGCTCGATCCGATCCCCGGCCCGCTCAAGGACCGCATGGAGATCCTCGAGCTGCCCGGCTACACGTTCGAGGAGAAGGTCCACATCGCGCAGAACCACCTCATCCCGAAGCAGCTCAGGGAGCACGGGCTGTCGGCGGACGCGATCGCCATCACCGAGAAGGCGCTCATCAAGATCATCATGGCGTACACGCGCGAGGCCGGCGTCCGGAACCTCGAGCGGCGCATCGCCGACGTGTGCCGCGCGGTCGCGGTCGAGGTCGCGAGCGGGAAGCTCCAGGCGGGGGGGAAGCGCGCCATCGAGGACTCCGACGTCGAGTCGATGCTCGGGCCCGAGAAGTTCTACAACGAGACCGCCGAGCGCACGGAGATCCCGGGCGTCGCGACCGGGCTCGCGTGGACCGCGGCGGGCGGCGACATCCTCTTCATCGAGGCGACCAAGATGACCGGCAAGGGGTCGCTGACCCTCACCGGCCAGCTCGGCGACGTGATGAAGGAGTCCGCCCAGGCGGCGCTCTCGTACCTGCGCTCGAAGGCCGACAACCTGGGGATCCCGTCCAACTTCCTCGAGCGGACCGACATCCACATCCACTTCCCGGCCGGCTCCATCCCGAAGGACGGCCCGAGCGCGGGCGTCACCATCCTCACGGCGCTCGTGTCGCTCCTCACCGGGAACCGCGTCCGCTCCGACGTCGCGATGACCGGCGAGGTGACGCTGCGCGGGCTCGTGCTGCCCGTCGGCGGCATCAAGGAGAAGGTGCTCGCCGCGCACCGCGCGGGCATCAAGCGGATCATCATCCCGGCTCGCAACGAGCGCGATCTCGTCGACGTGCCCGAGCAGGCGCGCAAGGAGCTGGAGTTCGTCTTCGCGGCCCACATGGACGAGGTCCTCAAGGCCGCGCTCGAGGAGGACCCCATCGGGCGCCCGGCGCCGGGGACCCCGGAGCCGGAGGGCGAGAAGAAGTCCGCGGCCAAGAAGGCCGAGGAGATCAGGGCGTAG
- a CDS encoding PAS domain-containing protein, which translates to MNTLGGVSPGAHALVLLAGVALGVAAVGAWRLISARRRAGLSAPVERVLAGAFECFGDAVIVLGRDGRVARANGAALRLAGSDVAPLVGKDVAVISEALAALRQGLARAHATQGTVSLRTGVRAHAAIVRVTGTPPVEVVVLRAEPPRAAPPPLPARAPSLPEPARLGEVLAGAAASVRGPVARAATAASYLRLLAPPLPPRAAEQLTLLDEALDEAARRVGELHGAAEKAASAPRAVDLAPLVSDLLAAWSPPAGVRVRSAIEPAVALAEDRPLRAAIREALRAAGAGAGRGAEIAVHVGRRGASAVVEIAGGAGGDDGDAAAVARALVAPHGGRVEDEAVPGRGRMLRILLPRAAEAAHPHAPPV; encoded by the coding sequence GTGAACACCTTGGGCGGCGTGTCGCCCGGTGCGCATGCGCTCGTGCTCCTGGCCGGCGTCGCCCTCGGCGTCGCCGCGGTCGGCGCGTGGCGGCTGATCTCCGCGCGGCGCCGGGCGGGGCTCAGCGCTCCGGTCGAGCGCGTTCTCGCGGGCGCGTTCGAGTGCTTCGGGGACGCGGTGATCGTGCTCGGGCGCGACGGCCGCGTCGCGCGCGCGAACGGCGCGGCGCTGCGGCTCGCCGGCTCCGACGTGGCGCCGCTCGTCGGGAAGGACGTCGCCGTGATCTCGGAGGCGCTGGCGGCGCTTCGCCAGGGGCTCGCGCGCGCGCACGCCACGCAAGGCACGGTCTCCCTCCGCACCGGCGTCCGCGCGCACGCGGCCATCGTGCGGGTGACCGGGACGCCGCCGGTGGAGGTGGTCGTGCTGCGCGCCGAGCCTCCGCGCGCGGCGCCGCCGCCGTTGCCCGCGAGGGCGCCGTCCCTCCCCGAGCCGGCGCGTCTCGGCGAGGTGCTCGCCGGGGCCGCCGCGAGCGTGAGGGGGCCCGTGGCGCGCGCCGCGACGGCCGCCTCCTACCTGCGCCTCCTGGCGCCGCCGCTCCCCCCGCGCGCGGCGGAGCAGCTCACGCTCCTCGACGAGGCGCTCGACGAGGCCGCGCGCCGCGTGGGGGAGCTGCACGGCGCGGCGGAGAAGGCCGCGAGCGCGCCGCGCGCGGTCGATCTCGCGCCGCTCGTGTCCGATCTGCTCGCCGCCTGGTCGCCGCCGGCAGGCGTGCGCGTCCGCAGCGCGATCGAGCCGGCCGTCGCGCTCGCCGAGGATCGCCCGCTGCGGGCCGCGATCCGCGAGGCGCTGCGCGCGGCCGGCGCGGGCGCGGGCCGCGGCGCGGAGATCGCGGTCCACGTCGGCAGGCGCGGGGCGTCGGCGGTCGTCGAGATCGCGGGCGGCGCAGGCGGCGACGACGGCGACGCGGCGGCGGTCGCGCGCGCGCTCGTCGCGCCGCACGGCGGCCGGGTGGAGGACGAGGCGGTGCCGGGGCGAGGGCGGATGCTGCGCATCCTCCTGCCGCGCGCTGCCGAGGCCGCCCACCCGCACGCACCTCCGGTTTGA
- a CDS encoding metallophosphoesterase, translating to MSDLHVSDRSRYPRNGFSARDCERHSARLAKGLLDALREVGVDHLVVTGDVTFSAEPREFERVADLLRPFAEARKLTVVPGNHDLWTEESVETARFLRALGPDGLGMKKAAPSYPHVVPLGEEAVLVALDSARWGEDPWTTPGRLGSDQLRAAREIVREHAKLGRAVVLALHHHLVLPPERVPSDAHVARMPLADADQVVRLVAELPVAAVLHGHRHTAFRVDLPGAAGATPVLCAGSASRVADEPVRRARAYVYELDRTGVRSVEALVSGSE from the coding sequence ATCAGCGATCTCCACGTCTCCGACCGGAGCCGCTACCCGCGCAACGGCTTCTCGGCGCGCGACTGCGAGCGGCACTCCGCCCGGCTCGCGAAGGGGCTGCTCGATGCCCTGCGCGAGGTCGGCGTCGACCACCTCGTCGTCACCGGTGACGTGACCTTCTCCGCGGAGCCGCGGGAGTTCGAGCGGGTCGCCGATCTGCTCCGGCCGTTCGCGGAGGCGCGCAAGCTCACGGTCGTGCCCGGCAATCACGATCTGTGGACCGAGGAGTCGGTCGAGACGGCCCGCTTCCTCCGCGCGCTCGGCCCCGACGGCCTCGGGATGAAGAAGGCCGCCCCCAGCTATCCGCACGTGGTGCCGCTCGGCGAGGAGGCGGTCCTCGTGGCGCTGGACAGCGCCCGCTGGGGCGAGGACCCGTGGACGACCCCCGGCCGGCTCGGGAGCGATCAGCTCCGGGCCGCGCGCGAGATCGTGCGCGAGCACGCGAAGCTCGGGCGGGCGGTCGTGCTCGCCCTGCACCATCACCTCGTCCTGCCCCCGGAGCGCGTCCCGTCGGACGCGCACGTCGCGAGGATGCCGCTCGCCGACGCCGATCAGGTGGTCCGGCTCGTCGCCGAGCTCCCCGTCGCCGCCGTGCTGCACGGCCATCGCCACACCGCCTTCCGGGTCGATCTGCCCGGCGCCGCCGGCGCGACGCCGGTCCTCTGCGCGGGCTCCGCCTCGCGCGTGGCGGACGAGCCGGTCCGCCGCGCGCGCGCTTACGTGTACGAGCTCGATCGCACCGGCGTCCGGAGCGTCGAGGCGCTCGTCTCCGGATCGGAGTGA
- a CDS encoding type II toxin-antitoxin system RelE/ParE family toxin translates to MATTRKAGGKGKGKGGGPARKRAAARVETPALPDPGGDAPLEELSRDALSVFLYAALLPEETRALVKALGLSVPGFRTEGLSDVERSDVLADEIRARPATRAHALDALRKAFGAPPLVAVPLDARTADDLLTVGASDHGLTLALWRVLADPAAEVRARATPLLDELVKEYYGPGPGDGARGEAKAAPREQGPDLAARLAALEKELAEARARVESGRKKSEEQRDKLQAWLKDARARAAQAVDDAARARESAEAAQRARERAEAEAAALRATDAAAEAQRARAAARELEVRAVAAESRLARQEERERELEAALREARRAETERGPAAQPAAVEADEPEDAPASWLMPMFTREFYDSLEGWDRRVQRAAFKQAYLLAQDHRHPSLRALPLEGLPGYYRVRVATDVRLLYRRGERQNAIEVLSLIDREDLDRYVRQAKTRA, encoded by the coding sequence GTGGCGACGACGCGGAAGGCGGGAGGGAAGGGGAAGGGGAAGGGCGGCGGCCCGGCGCGCAAGCGCGCGGCCGCGCGCGTCGAGACGCCCGCGCTGCCGGATCCCGGAGGCGACGCGCCGCTCGAGGAGCTGTCGCGGGACGCGCTCTCGGTGTTCCTCTACGCCGCGCTCCTGCCGGAGGAGACCCGCGCCCTCGTGAAGGCGCTCGGCCTGTCGGTGCCGGGCTTCCGCACCGAGGGGCTCTCGGACGTGGAGCGCAGCGACGTCCTCGCCGACGAGATCCGGGCCCGCCCGGCCACCCGCGCCCACGCGCTCGACGCGCTCCGCAAGGCGTTCGGGGCGCCGCCGCTCGTCGCCGTCCCCCTCGACGCGCGGACGGCGGACGACCTCCTCACCGTCGGCGCGTCGGACCACGGCCTCACCCTCGCGCTCTGGCGCGTCCTCGCCGATCCGGCGGCGGAGGTGCGGGCGCGGGCCACCCCGCTGCTCGACGAGCTCGTGAAGGAGTACTACGGGCCGGGCCCCGGGGACGGCGCGCGCGGGGAGGCCAAGGCCGCGCCGCGCGAGCAGGGGCCCGATCTCGCCGCCCGGCTGGCCGCGCTGGAGAAGGAGCTCGCGGAGGCGCGGGCCCGCGTCGAGTCGGGGCGCAAGAAGTCCGAGGAGCAGCGCGACAAGCTGCAGGCCTGGCTCAAGGACGCGCGCGCCCGCGCCGCCCAGGCGGTGGACGACGCCGCGCGCGCGCGCGAGTCGGCGGAGGCGGCGCAGCGGGCGCGCGAGCGGGCCGAGGCCGAGGCCGCGGCCCTGCGGGCCACCGACGCCGCCGCGGAGGCGCAGCGCGCCCGCGCCGCCGCGCGCGAGCTCGAGGTGCGCGCGGTGGCGGCCGAGTCGCGGCTCGCGCGCCAGGAGGAGCGCGAGCGCGAGCTCGAGGCGGCGCTGCGCGAGGCCCGGCGGGCGGAGACCGAGCGCGGCCCGGCCGCTCAGCCGGCGGCCGTGGAGGCGGACGAGCCCGAGGACGCGCCCGCGTCGTGGCTCATGCCGATGTTCACGCGAGAGTTCTATGACTCGCTGGAGGGGTGGGATCGCCGGGTCCAGCGGGCCGCGTTCAAGCAGGCGTACCTGCTCGCGCAGGACCACCGGCACCCCAGCCTGCGCGCGCTGCCGCTCGAGGGGCTCCCGGGCTATTACCGGGTGCGCGTCGCGACCGACGTTCGGCTCCTGTACCGCCGTGGGGAGAGACAGAACGCGATCGAGGTGCTCTCCCTCATCGACCGGGAGGATCTCGATCGCTACGTGCGCCAGGCCAAGACGCGGGCGTGA
- the lexA gene encoding transcriptional repressor LexA: MDALTDRQLEVLRFIARQIEDNGYPPTIREIGEALDIRSTNGVNDHLKALERKGFLTRDPVKSRALIPTPQAREVLGGGARASNVVPFTRTPAVGLKPAGRLVEIPILGRVAAGQPILAQERVEDTVQVDSFLLGTNKKVYGLRVQGDSMIGDGILPGDYIFVKKQLHAEDGDIVVAMIDEEATVKRVYFEGDRVRFQPSNPRMAPIYVRGSDFRTTMILGVVVGVYRKLG, from the coding sequence ATGGACGCGCTCACGGACCGGCAGCTCGAGGTGCTCCGCTTCATCGCACGGCAGATCGAGGACAACGGCTACCCCCCGACCATCCGCGAGATCGGGGAGGCGCTCGACATCCGCTCGACGAACGGCGTGAACGACCACCTGAAGGCGCTCGAGCGCAAGGGCTTCCTCACCCGTGATCCCGTGAAGTCGCGCGCCCTCATCCCCACGCCCCAGGCGCGCGAGGTCCTCGGCGGCGGCGCGCGCGCCTCCAACGTCGTCCCGTTCACGCGGACGCCCGCCGTGGGGCTGAAGCCGGCGGGGCGGCTCGTCGAGATCCCCATCCTCGGCCGCGTCGCCGCCGGTCAGCCGATCCTGGCGCAGGAGCGCGTCGAGGACACCGTGCAGGTGGACTCCTTCCTGCTCGGCACGAACAAGAAGGTGTACGGCCTGCGCGTGCAGGGCGACTCGATGATCGGCGACGGGATCCTCCCCGGCGACTACATCTTCGTGAAGAAGCAGCTCCACGCCGAGGACGGCGACATCGTGGTCGCCATGATCGACGAGGAGGCCACGGTGAAGCGGGTCTACTTCGAGGGGGACCGCGTCCGCTTCCAGCCCTCGAACCCGCGCATGGCGCCCATCTACGTCCGCGGGTCCGACTTCCGCACCACCATGATCCTGGGCGTCGTCGTGGGCGTCTACCGCAAGCTCGGCTGA
- a CDS encoding AarF/ABC1/UbiB kinase family protein produces the protein MLERTLQDLNRLRQIAYAVARHGFGSYLEKTRLRDVLGRDAPPVEGAPPPPPDHKTAARFRQLLAELGPTFTKLGQLLSTRPDVLPSHWIDELEALQDDCPPLPIAEVLHQIERGLGHPVEELFASLDEVPLASASIAQVHRAVTHAGEPVVVKVQRPRIREQIESDLALLHYLARLLEAVIEETGIYTPTDIIEEFDRTVHEELDFGNEARNAREMRDAAVGRKVVVIPRVHAELSSPTILTLDYVEGTKISDVRPENGHDLEQVAKNVIETSFRQLFEDGLFHGDPHPGNILVLPDDRIALLDFGLVGRLTRAQQEALVTLIVAVALRDPDTVARLLNRIGVPDSHTPIADFREDIRAILDRYLGLKLDEIRSATLLRDLLDLAIRHRIRIPKEYAVLAKASITIEGIIRRIYPKLDVLEVGLPYAKELLLSRFNPSDASGMLMKSLLKLQGLAEDVPSQLSQILVDLEGGKFRVNVAGEAMDRIGGHVRALGVMVFLGLLAAGLTVGGLVVLASRSAPVLGWLALGSAVVLSALAAAYHAASQRLRKISLRQLLQR, from the coding sequence ATGCTCGAGCGCACCCTCCAGGATCTCAACCGGCTCCGCCAGATCGCCTACGCGGTCGCGCGGCACGGCTTCGGCTCCTACCTCGAGAAGACGCGGCTCCGCGACGTGCTCGGGCGCGACGCCCCGCCGGTGGAGGGCGCGCCGCCGCCGCCGCCCGATCACAAGACCGCCGCGCGGTTCCGGCAGCTCCTCGCCGAGCTGGGGCCGACGTTCACGAAGCTGGGCCAGCTCCTCTCGACCCGCCCGGACGTGCTCCCGTCGCACTGGATCGACGAGCTCGAGGCGCTGCAGGACGACTGCCCTCCCCTGCCGATCGCCGAGGTCCTGCACCAGATCGAGCGCGGCCTGGGCCACCCCGTCGAGGAGCTGTTCGCGTCGCTCGACGAGGTGCCGCTCGCGAGCGCGTCCATCGCCCAGGTCCACCGCGCCGTGACGCACGCGGGCGAGCCCGTCGTCGTGAAGGTGCAGCGCCCCCGGATCCGCGAGCAGATCGAGTCCGACCTCGCCCTCCTCCACTACCTCGCGCGGCTGCTCGAGGCGGTGATCGAGGAGACCGGCATCTACACGCCCACCGACATCATCGAGGAGTTCGATCGGACCGTTCACGAGGAGCTCGACTTCGGCAACGAGGCGCGGAACGCGCGGGAGATGCGGGACGCGGCGGTGGGGCGCAAGGTCGTCGTCATCCCCCGCGTCCACGCGGAGCTCTCCTCCCCGACCATCCTCACCCTCGACTACGTCGAGGGGACCAAGATCTCGGACGTCCGCCCCGAGAACGGGCACGACCTCGAGCAGGTCGCGAAGAACGTGATCGAGACGTCCTTCCGGCAGCTCTTCGAGGACGGGCTCTTCCACGGCGATCCTCACCCGGGGAACATCCTCGTCCTCCCGGACGACCGGATCGCCCTGCTCGACTTCGGCCTCGTGGGCCGGCTCACGCGGGCGCAGCAGGAGGCGCTCGTCACGCTCATCGTGGCGGTCGCGCTGCGCGATCCGGACACCGTCGCCCGGCTCCTCAACCGGATCGGCGTCCCGGACTCGCACACCCCCATCGCCGACTTCCGCGAGGACATCCGCGCGATCCTGGACCGCTACCTGGGCCTCAAGCTCGACGAGATCCGCAGCGCGACCCTGCTCCGGGACCTGCTCGATCTCGCCATCCGCCACCGGATCCGGATCCCGAAGGAGTACGCCGTCCTGGCGAAGGCCTCGATCACCATCGAGGGGATCATCCGGCGGATCTACCCGAAGCTCGACGTGCTCGAGGTGGGGCTGCCGTACGCCAAGGAGCTCCTGCTCTCGCGCTTCAACCCCTCCGACGCCTCCGGCATGCTCATGAAGTCCCTGCTCAAGCTGCAGGGGCTCGCCGAGGACGTGCCGAGTCAGCTCAGCCAGATCCTCGTCGATCTCGAGGGCGGCAAGTTCCGCGTGAACGTGGCGGGCGAGGCGATGGACCGCATCGGAGGGCACGTCCGCGCGCTCGGCGTCATGGTCTTCCTCGGGCTCCTCGCCGCGGGGCTGACGGTGGGCGGGCTGGTGGTGCTGGCGAGCCGCTCCGCGCCGGTCCTCGGCTGGCTGGCGCTGGGCAGCGCCGTGGTCCTCTCCGCGCTCGCGGCGGCGTACCACGCGGCGAGCCAGCGGCTGCGGAAGATCTCCCTGCGCCAGCTGCTGCAGCGCTGA